TGGAAGGGTGAGGAACGGTAGGCGAAGGCGGCGGTATGTACTACAGTCGAGAACGCAATGTTGGAGGGTTTCGACGTGACCGCATTCAGGACACCCTGGGGAAGGTTGCACCCCACCTTGATGGAGGTAAAAGTTAAGCGGGAGGGCAAGACACCGAAGACGCGTCAGACAGACTTCTGCACGTCGAGAGCGGCGATAGCTCGGGTTCCAAGCGAAAGAGAGGACTCCTAAACATGAAATAACCCTTTCCGGTCCTAAAGACGAAGAAGTCGCTGCTCCGAATATTATTACTGAGTGTCCAGTTAATTTCTGCAACCATCGCTTTGTAGGCGACCCAAAACAGCATGGTTCGACCAGGGTGTGCCTTCTTCGCTGGAGCCGTGACGGCTGAGACTACGTGGTCCGCCGTCGTGGAGATATCACGTCGCATGAAGGATACCGATAAGAGTTCTTCCCGGCAGCCAAAAGGGTGATGCTGAGAGAGGAACAGAGCTGATATAGGGCGACTGTCCCTTCCTGACCGCGAAATGAGATCGGCTGGCAATTTGCGCGGCTATAaacgaatatttttttttaaagagctGTTACCAATGCAATGGGAAATTGTTTTTTTAATGGTTTCGGGTATGTTCTACTTGGGCTGTCTATTTTTGGCACGACAACGTTACCTTCACTTGGTAAAATTTTGACTTGAATTCAGATATCTCAAATTGTTGCGAAAGGGAGCTAATTAAAGTAATCCTATGTTCGTGCCAAAAGTTCCCCGAAGACGAAAATATTGACCCcatcttttttttctgcgtagACAAGTTGATTTGTTAATAGGAATTTATACAAGGTCAGCGGGAACGCCCTCTATATAGTTACTCATAGGGGCGTACTCATTCTACATAGTTCCGTACAGCCCAGCCCAGTCTCCATTCGTGAATCATGGCCATCGCGTgcctgagagagagagagagaggaaggtGCCTTTCATATGGTCCCTAAAACACGTTCCGATAAGCTCAAATAGAAAATACACGTCTCGAGTTACGACTGTTCACATGCCCCTGCACCTGTATTAAGAGAAGCATGTAGCCGTCACCAGAGCTCCGACCCAATCGGGCGACATCCCGTGCACGCTCACACGCGAACTTCCGCCGCGCGCATTCCCAAGCGTGACTGCGGTTCGCTTTGTCTGAATTCGGCCACTTGCCACCACGCCCGCGTAGCCCCAAGCCCAATGTCCTGAAGCTAGGGAGAAGCATGGCTTCGCAGCCGCCGCCGTCCCCTGGACCGGCAAGGGGTCCTTGTTTTCGGGTTCCTCCCGACTCGAAGGAAGAGGGCTACCGTTACCAACAGCGGGTCTCCATTGGCGACACTCACGAGGAACAGTTCTGGGGTAACGAAATCCTGAACCCCAAGAGGAACCTGCGCTTTGAGCGCGACAGCCATGCTCAGGAGTATTCAAGCCGACGAATTCAAAGTCAAGTCGAGCGCATGGGAGAGCGCCCTGTCCAAGCCTCAACTTTCACAGAGGGACGTACGGCTCGCTCCCATTACCAGTTGGCGGAAATTGACCGTACCTTCAATGATTCAGAATGGATCCAGCGCCGCTCTTCGCAAGCGATACAACAATACCAGCAGTACCATACTCTGCACCAGCGGCTTCAGCAGGAAGGCGGAAGATGCAGCTCGCTTGGTGAAGTGGTTCGAATGCAGGCCATTCCTCCTGGTACACCTGCCGTAGAGGCAGTTCAAATGACATCCGATTGCTTCGGGACGGTGGACGACGCAGAGCGCGTTAACGTCTCTGCAAACCTAACACGTGGTCGCAGTGGTGTGCAGGCTGGCGCTATCCAGCGACCTGCATTCTTTCCTGGCTTGGGCGATGGAATGGGAGTTGCTGTCCAACGTCCTGAGCTTAGTGGGTTAACTTCAAGCTGCACTGCTCTGGAATGTATCACTGGGATGTATCAAGACACAATTCAGAAGACCCGTGAGTTGTCCATCGGAGATACGTTGCGTCTGATACCTGCTGTAAATGGGGACGTCGTTACCGCGTACGTGGTTGATATAATCGCAGAGGGAGCGGAGTTTGACGACGatcggaaaaagaaaaagaagaagaaaaagaagaagaagaaaaagaaaaagaaaaagaagaagaaaaagaagaagaagaagaagtctaagaagaagaaaaagaagaaaaagtcgaagaagaagaagaagtccaagaagaaaaagaagaaaacgaagtCAAAGAAATCTAAAAAGGAAAAGCCGAAGAAGAAAGGGGAAGCAACAGCAGGCAAAACTAGCAGCCCGGCAACTGCCACACCGTCTTCAGGGAGCACGCCGAGCACTACTACAACCAGTGTGCCGAAGCCAACTGAAAAAATCGGAGACGTGAAGTTCGATGCAAGCACTGCTCCACCAAAGCGAGAATTGAAAGTGCTGATCTCGAGGCCGTCAGTGACCAACATTGCTCCTGCCCCGATGCCCCCAGCAGTTTGGACACGGACATCGATCACGAGATTGCCACCCACCATCTCCCAGGTAAGCTCGCTGTCACTCAAACATCAAATTTTTGACGTGACGAGGCGGATGCGTCGTTGAGCACTGCCTGCGACAGCTAAGTTAGTTTTTTAAGTTGGAAGCGGTTTGTAACGCACGGTGGTGCTTAGCAGTGAGCACGCTTCCTCCAGCAAGAAAGCACGGAGGGAAGGCGGTCTCTTTTTAAATTGGTGCACTTCGCCGTCAAAGCTAATAAACTTTATCCCTGCAGACCTCGCAGTGTAACAACTGCGGTACCATCGTTCCTATGACGCCTGCTATTGGTGAGCCGCCTGTCATGAGGTTATCCTCTCCTCAACAACTCTGGCAACAACCATCGTGGTCTTCCAGGTGGAGAAGTCGTGGGCGCTCTCCTCCCCAGTCTCCATTACCACTGGTCGAAGACGAGTGGCCATCACCTGAGGGGTCGCCAGAGCCTACGAGGCGGTCTCGTACCAGTTCCCGGAGGCGCCGGCGATCTAGATCATCCAGGCGACGTTCTAGATCACGTTCATCAAAGCGACGCCGCAGAAGGTCAGAGTCCTACAGTTCGAGCAGCTCTGAATCCTCGGATGATTATTCACGCCGACGTAGACGCAGGAGCAGGCGGAGACGCCCTCCCGAACCGTACGAAGCTGGACGTTGGGAACGGGCAGGATCTTACCCATTTCGGGAAGCACGTTCCTACGATATAAGCCCACAGGTCCCCTGCTACACAGAAAGCACTGGATGCCGTACCGCGTCTCAAGTGCAAATGCCAGTCGTCGTCGAATCTGAACTTACGCTTGTACCCCAGAATCCACTTCAAGACATACCTGCTCAGACAGTGGCACCACCCACTGCAGCCTCAGTACTGTGTGTCGTACGAAATTCTTTGCCGCAAGCAGCACAGCCACAAATTATACAACCACCCCAGATTCCTTCAGTGACACTATCGACTCTGGCCTCTTCTGCTCTCCCTGTCGTACAGCCTTCTCGCGTAGCTCTTGCACAACTGTCAATACCTGCGACACCGATATATTCCCAACAACTTCCGATAACTCCGTACGCGTCTTCTGCACCCCCGGTCGGTAGTGGTGCGTGGAATCCAAGTCTGTATCCGAATGCGACGTCAAGTTGTACAATTTCCACGGATGACACGTCGGTCAAGGTGTCCGTAGACTCTCAGCTGTCATCTTCAAGTTACATGTCTTCAGGTCCTGGATCCATGGGCCTGTATACAAAACAGTCCAGTGGCACCTGGTGGTCACCCTATGGGTACATGAAGAGGATGAACCAACAAGGCAGCCTTGCAGTTACCTTCATCTTACTTGTTGGCATTGTAGCATGCATTGTAGCTATCCTCACTCGCTTCGGCGGTGGGCGGCCACAAAATCTACGCCAGTCGGCCGTCGAGGTGGATGATGCCTCTCACGTGATTCACGGTCCGTGGACAAACCAAACGGGAGGCGGAACTCTTACGGAACCTTACGGACTCTGTCAGACATTAGAATGCCGAAGAGAAGGCTTGTTTCTCAAAAGTCTTGTCGACAACGCAGAAGCCTGCACGAATTTCTACGATTATGTGTGCGCGCGCACTTGGCAGAAGGTTCACAACGAAGGATTGTCGTCCGCTGACCTTATGGTGAAGGACGTCGAGTCGTCCATTATTAGTTTCATCAAGGCCGGCAGCGTGAAAGACAGAATATCAGAAGGAGCCAGAGTTTTATGGAAAGAGTGCATGGACGTTGACAGGATCAGAACACTCGGCAAGAAGCCCTTTACAACAGTTCTCAACAAAGTTGGGTTGGATGGTTGGCCATACGGGCTTGCTGCTAATGTCTCAGGAAAAAATGTTTGGAATGTGTCTGGAGCAGTGATGCGTCTACTCAGTCTGAGCACTTTTCTAACCTTCGTCGTTGAACCAATCGCCGCCAACAACACAGCTCCGGTAACTATTCGGAAAGGTCCCCTACAGAAATCTACTGCCTATTTCCACGACAATGACACGATCGACGAGTTCCTtcaaagaataaaaaaaagactaAGCCTTATGGATCCACAGAGCGAAATGGATGAAATTGCCAGTGACATCTTGGCATTTTTAAGAACTATTTCCAAACTGAGTGACTTTGAACGTGAGAAAGTGGCTATCGAAAATCCAACTGAATTTGAAACTTTCATATCGTCCGCTTTATCCGGCATTTTAGATCTCGGTAATGGCACCGTCATCAACATCCGCCACGGAGGAGCTGTGCATGAGTTATACCAGACGATACAGTCGATGCAACCCAGAGCAGTTCTTAATTACTTGGGCTACGCTGTAGTGGACAATCTCTGGCTGTTCTCCCCGCAAGGACATTTATCACCGGAACAGATAAGAGCCAGAGAGCACGACTGCATCCGCATGGTTGAGCGGGCATTGCCGACACAGGTCCACTACCTAGGCTCCTTGTCCACGAAGCATCAACTGGATGTAGTTTTTTTCGCTGATTTAGCCCACAATATAAAGCACCAGGTCATCAACTCGATACGAAATCTGTCCTGGATGGATACCGGCACAAAAACTCGCGCCGTCCAACAATTGTCAAGTACACGGGTCAAACCCTTCTTTCCGCAATGGATGATGTACAACCACAAGCGTCCACAAGCATCTCGTCCAAGCCTCACTCCACTGGAAGGTCTTGCCTCTTATCAGTCAATAATGCAGAACACCTTCGAAGAATCCGTTAGAGCTCGAGACATCAAGGACGACGACCTCTGGATGGGATCAGTGTTTGACCAGGACTGCACATATGACGAAGAACGCAACGTGCTTTTCCTACCACTGTCTATGGCGAACACAACAAAGGGTACGACGAAACTCTTCCTCTATTTCCACATACCACATGTGGGGGTAAAACTTGCAAGGTGCCTTCTTGAGGCCGTAGGCTCTTCACAATACACAAATGTTTGGCCACAGACCACTGTTCGAAAATTCGCGAATGTCCGCCAGTGCTTCGAGGGACCTAACCCTTCTGGCACCGTCCTAGTCCAGGACCCCAGTCAAAGGCCGTCAATTACTGCCGGTGACGTTTACGAGCACGCCGGCATCGTTCAAGCCCATAATGTTTTCACGAGCGGAATTCGTCAGCTTAGCAAGAACTTCCAGGACTATCGATTCGAGAATGCCAGAGACTTGTCCACGGAACAACTGTTCTACATCTACTACACCAGTGGAAGGTGTCATGTTCAAGGTGCAAAGTACGAAACATCCGGAATATCCCGGCAAGAAAATTCGAGGCTTGTGAACCTTGTTCTGTCGCACGACAGCTTGTTCCACAAAGCCTTCAACTGTCGTCAGAATGCCACCATGAATCCGATGAAGCAATGCCACTTCTGGACGCGCTAACAGCGGCGGTAAAAGTAGGCTTGGTGTAGTGCAAAAAAGGCGTCACTATGCACAATGCAGCGGCAGTGAAATTCTCATCGGTCAGCACTAGAATAGCGTTCACACACTGCACGGGTATTAACGCAATTTCGCATCGGAATGAGAATAAACTTCGGTGGCATGTTCATTCTTCTGACATTATTTATTTACCATCAGGGCCCGATGATATCGCAGGGGGTTGGAGTGCAATGAACCAGGTGCGCCATAAGAGCCCGTGCATATTTCCAGTACATCAACGTCAAAAAGAGAATCGTGTATAGCAATAAAATAGCTACATGCAGCTGTAATTACAAGTATTATGCAGTTATGGCTATAATTACAACAGTCGTGGGCAGTGCATTTTTCCCACTGTGCTCCTCCTGCAAGATGTGTCAGCATCCTGCTGCGGGCTTCGTGCAACCTGTGTGGGGTAGATTTTTTGTCTTGTAACCTTTGTCCTGCGTCGGGCGCCGAATCTGAAATAGGGCTATACAGATCAGGATGAGGTTGGAGCGAATTAAACCAACCAAATCTGCATTGGGTGACTCTAGAATCCACTCGTGACAATATAGCCCGGTGAAATTTTAAGTAATTCGGATTAATCCTAAAAACTCCTCTTGGCAGATGTTTTCTTCGGATAACCGTGTTATTGTTCTTGGCCTTCCtttgtgtcctgggtttcttctgacctcggATACCGGCCCCGCCCGAACATGATAATGGTCTCAGCGACCTAGCGTTTTCTTCCGGGGTCGTACCGACCACTTTGAGGGTTCACTGCCCGTGTTTTTCCCCAGTCTCTTTCCCTATTTCCTTGGCCTGCATtgacctaagcactaaaatGAGCATCGAACCGAGGTCATACGCAGTGATCTTTTTGGAAGGGCAACTAGTTGCAGTGCTGACGAGAAGATGGGACGCAAAGGAAAGCTGCACGGAGGCTACGTCAAGGAGTACTCTGATTTCGATGAATTCACATCATCCCGAGATCTTAATATAGAGGTTGTCGTATGTAAGCACTGCTATAACAGTGACCACAGTACACGAAAAGGGTGCATTTGGAATTGCGGAACACTTCTGTGTGCGTCGCACGAAATGTATTTTTAAGCTTGTGGTCTTTAGTGTTGCGTTTTCGTTGCACAACCGTGCGTGCGCCGTCAAGTTTTCTCcaaatttcggatattaactgagctgtaaatcatgCACTCCGAAAAACTTCGTTCTTCGAAAAaccaataaactccgaaaaatatccTCCGGTAAAGCCCAGAAataaaacccggaaccctacttgtaacttaactcggtacttttacgccgtggtaactttcacagggacttgtttccttttcaggtaactttgtcaaagtaacttcaACTAAGCTACAAGTTATttcaattgtttttttttcactcacgtacacttattttcttgctttctctccggttctttcaaggaattttatgccataaaacgtgatattcaaccAATACGGTATTCTATTCAGAAAGTAAGAacagctgccattgaaatgaagctgaaccattgtacGCCCACCGGGACTAAGGTGCagagcgttcgaattgttgggcataaacgaaaacgatctaagcgtgttgcactccccCGCAGGCAGCTCAACGttaaactcaactgctcacacgcccAGCAGCTgcgtagtgctattttgtgtccgaagtaacttggaagtaactcgttcttgttTCTAAggaactgcgagttacatttcaggctgaactTGGATACtaccttagttacatttttcatacggtaacttaactcgtaacgagttctttttgatggTAACTTCTCTATCTATGCTAATTAGTGTGTcacatgtgagaggtaatatcaggttccggcgacGTCTTGCTCCTCGTTCCTACATCTTACTCCCTCGACAgagaaccatgcagttcacagcagatcatccttCACTGTActgaaaagtgctgggaaatgacCGACGGCGTACCATTGAACttcattgcaaaaggctatcgccaatttctcaagagaaaaggaagaaagcggTCTTTTGGTAGATAGGAGTATCTCAGAGTCCCATTCGCAGGCCAGCACGCTCCCCGCTGAAAAGAGGGCGggaggccgctcctgtgttcccTTCCTCGatgctctggaccacacgccagcCTCTTTCCCTTCGTCGCctagaggtctgcgttgcttgtggatgtcactgtggGCTATTAAAATTTACGCCGCCTTCACACTGCAgtgctgaatgaaaggaagccgCCGAggcaataatacaaaaatgtggctgtcgTATAGCACATcttttttacacctcgagttACAAAAATGTATAGGGATGTCGCGAACCTTTTGGAGCTGAAGCAGTAGGAGGTACATGGACTAACCAGTTCTTAGTTTATTAATTTGCCTGTTCTATAAATTCGGtaagattccgagcgatgcagggagcttATGCGCGGCAGCCGAGAGGAAAGGCATAGGAGTTTTTACCGTCTCGCGAActggttaccgcatcatattttttcggttcagttccggttcgttcaaggagaaagaagaaaggtaCACGATTCGagttcggttcggcaaaaaataacgtttttttgcggttttcggttacggttcagttccggctcCGACCCCTGGTAGAGACGGCGTTTGTGCGGGATTGATGGCGGCTTGTTTTACAGAAGGCAGACGACGAGcgttagttgtgacgttgcccgcttctgtgaggccgacaacggcttGCATCACTACCACCACTGCCACGGCAGAAAGGAACTCGAGCAGTGGCGCGCGTGTTGGGCGCTCGGCTACCGGCTCGCCTTGCAAAAACCGTTACGTGGCGACACCAATTGCACGTTCCCATGAAAACTCCCGAAAGGACGCTCGAGAGCCTGCATAAAGCGCCCTATGTTGACTGGAGTTATGAGCATCTGAAGTGCGTTTTGCCACTTAGTGGATGGAGACATGACTCTTTTGACTCTGGGGTCGCTACTTAACGTCCCcatttcttcctcttctttttcctggtaCAAGATGGCCATGggccatttcttcttcttcctctgcctatggagaatggccattagccccaaaggagattggccagggctatgGAATTGGCTATCTAGATTATGACTATAACATGACTATGACTGGACATGTGAATGACTGTCGCCAAAGTTCTTCGCCTTCTTCTTCTTGATCATCAGTGGTCGAACCTCTCGAGCAGCAATCCGTGCAGAGCAGCACGCGAACTTACTCCGCGCGCATTCTCTAACATGACGGCGGTTCGTATTGTTCGAACTTGGCAACTTGTTTCCGAGCCCACTGAGGCGGAAGCCTAATGTCTCAGAGCCCTTAGCCACTGCGAACCATGGCCACTCAGTATCCCCAGTCTGGGCCCTCAAGGGACCCTCAATTACAGGTTCCTCCCGACCCAAACGAAGAGGGCTACGACTACAAGCAGCACGTCTCCATTGGTGACACCCACGAGGACCAATTCTGGGGGAACGAAATCATCAAGCCCAATAAGAAGCTGTCCTTTGAGCGTGATATCCGTGTGCAGGAGTTCCACGACGAAGGTTCTGCTGACCTCATCCGTAAGCTCAAGCGTTCCGATGTTCCTAAGCCTGCAGCGTCGCCGCCTCCTCAAGTTAGCGGTGATAGTGAGGTTATCTTTACGAGACGTCGAAGCAAGCCCCGGAGAAAACGAAAGAAGCGgtcaagaaagaagaaaaggaagaaatcgaagaaaagaaaaaagaaaagaaagcgttCCAAGAAGAGGTCCAAAAAGAGGAAGAAACGCAAGAAACGGAGTTCAGAGGCACCCTACACGTCGACAACCAGTCCCTCGTATACGTCATCAACGGACATGTCAACAGCTAACATCCCCGGTGGTGCCGTTGCCTGGCCTCAAGTCCCGCCACAAGACGTGCTAGATTCCCGGCGCATGGAAAGAACCATGGGCGAGGCTATCTTAGAAACAGGGGTTACAAATATCCGGCCGGAAACGAAAGGCATGACTGAGCCGCATTTCCCCCAGGTTATGCGAGTTGAGCAGCCTGGACAACCGCCGAGACCTGCAGTGCAACAGACAGATGCTGCTGTTCAGCAGTATCCCAGTCAAAGAACGCAAGGTCAGCAAACGGAGCGCAACGAAGGACAACGTTCTCTCGAAACATCAACGTGCCCACAGGGGTGTACCATCTGCTCCGGACTCTTCAAAGCGACGGAGATTGGCCATACCTGCTACCACCCGGATTGCATCCAGCGTCGCTCTTCAGAAGTTCTGGGTATGCGAGGATCATGTGTCATCGATCCAGAATGTGTGGTTTCCAGGCCTTCATCAACAACCCACGTCATATTTCGCGGGCAACCGCGTCCAGCACACGTGGAGATCCAAACGCAGACGTGCAATGAATCGGCTCCGTTCTACAACCACCAGGGATTTGGCCTGTTCACACCTGACGGATATTCTGCACCACGATACGAAATAGAAACTCGAATAGACATTGACCGACCCCAACCAGTCGCACAACAAGGTTCCTTGACGGCTCTGTACGGTGCGTCTGCCAGCACTGTGTTCCTCCAAGAACCTCGAAGTGTACCCCCTGCTCCTGTCCACGTTGTGGAAAGGCGCACACCTAGAAGAACCAGCGCAGTGCCACTGCCTGAGAAGGTGGTCCCATCGACACCGGCTGCAAGCACTGGTAGGACATTTGGCACCGACATGACTATAGATTTGCTGCCACCATCTGAAATTCAGACTCGCACTTCTGTGCAATTGCAAGAGGACCGTGAAAAAGAAATATTCGATCAGGAAGTGGTTCAGAGGCTTAACACTATCTTCGAGGCTAGCGCTCGAAGAGCACGAAGAGCGCTGGGCCGTAGGAGGCAGCAATTTAAGCCACAGTACCAGCAGTTTGAGCAGCAGTATCAGCTGTTTGAGCCGCAGTACCAGCAGTTTGAGCCGCAATACCAGCAGTGTGAGCCACAATTCCAGCAGTACGAGCATCTCCAACAGTGGCTTGAACAGCAAAGCAGCAGCTCGAGCACGCAAGGTGAAGTAGCTAATATGCGTGTTATTCCTCAAGACAGACCTCCTGGAAAAGTTGTCGACATGATATCCGAGTGCTTCAGGGCGATGGATGAAGTAGCGTGCGATGATGTGTATCCAGACTTAGCACGTGATCGAGGAGGTGTACGGGCTGTCGTCTCCCAACAGCGTGCATCGTTACCACTCTTGGGTTCTCGGATGGAGGTACCTGTCCAACGACCTGAACTCGCTGGCTTAACTTCGACCTGCACTGCTCTGGAATCTATCACTGGAATGTTGCAAGACGCAATTCCCAAGAATCGTCAGTTGTTGATAGGGGATACGTTACGGCTGGTACCTGCTGGAAGTGACAATACCGTTAGCGCGTACGTCATTGACGCCGCTTCTGAGGAAGGAGAGCTGGATGGCGCTCGGAAAAAGAGGcgacgaaagaagaaaaagaagaagaaaaagaagggcaagaaaaagaagaggaagaagaagaaaaagaagggcaagaaaaagaagaagaggaagaagaaaaggaagaaaaagaagaaagcaggAGGTGGAGGAGAGAGCAGCCCAACAACGGCCACACTGTCCTCAGCAAGCGTGCCGAGCACTACACCAAGTGTGCCGAAGGCATCAGAAAAAGTGGGAGATGTCAAGTCTGACGCTAAAACTGTTTCAACAATATCAGACTTGAAATCGCTGACGTCGCTGTCGTCATGGTCCAGGAGTTCTCAGACCTCGGTGCCACCTGCGGCCCGGGTTCTGGCGTCCATCACGACGTTGGCGTCCACAGGTTCGCAAGTTAGTCGAGCGACACAGACGTCAACATCTGGTATGCGGGAAGGATGGGAGACTTTAAGCACCGGGAGCGATGACCAGGAGCGCGGTCTTGAATCGCACGGGGTACTGAGCAACGAGCTTACAACTTCAGAAGATGGCTCTTCCTCGAGCGCTAGAACCGGAAGGGTAGGCAGGCGGCCTTCCGCTTCTGAGATTGGACCCTTCGATAGCTCGGTAACTTCAACCTCGGTGTGCAGCAACTGCGGTTCCAACATCCCGTTGCCGCCAGCTGTTGGCCAGCCACTTGCCAGTAGGTTCGCCTCTCCTCGACAACACAGGCGGCGGCAATCGCGGTCTTCCGGGCGGAGAAGTCGTGGTCGATCTCCCCTCCAGCAGTCATCATCACTGGTCGAGAACGACTGGTCATCACCGGAGGTGAAGGCGCATCAGCCACGGCGAAGGCGCACGCGGTCCCGTTCCAGGTCATCCAGGCTACGTCGCAGAAGGTCGCCGCGCAACCCTGAAGTTTCGGAGTACCACACCCGCCGACGTCGCAGGAGATCACGATTTGCAGGTTCATCTTCGGATGGCTATTCCCGTCGACATAAATCTCAAAGGAGTCGCAGACGTCTTGCAATACCGTATGACATTCACCTGTCTCAGCCGATCCTCCTCCAATCTGAGCCTCCAATCGCTCTTTTAGAAAGACCCTACACGGAGCCTGAAGTTCTTAGAAGGCCAGGCAGACCGATGTATGCCAGTCCATTGTCTGCACTTTGGGGACCTGCAGGATCATACCCATTTCCAAGAGCACGTTCCTATGAGATAAGCCCTCCCAAACTCCCACGCTACATTTATGGCTTCGACGCTCCTATCTGGCCCCACGTCCAAGCGCCCGCCGTCGTGGAATCTGAAGTTTCAGTTCGTCTTTATAAGGCACTTCATGAAACAGCGGCCCAGATAGTGCCACGACCCACTGCACCATCAGTGGTGTGCCCGCCACAAAAGTCTTTGCCCCATGTGACGCAGTCACCAGCTATACAGCCCCAACGACGCGAAAGACCATTAGCAAGTACGGCCACTACTGCCCTTCCTGTGGTACAG
This sequence is a window from Ornithodoros turicata isolate Travis chromosome 10, ASM3712646v1, whole genome shotgun sequence. Protein-coding genes within it:
- the LOC135370458 gene encoding uncharacterized protein LOC135370458 translates to MATQYPQSGPSRDPQLQVPPDPNEEGYDYKQHVSIGDTHEDQFWGNEIIKPNKKLSFERDIRVQEFHDEGSADLIRKLKRSDVPKPAASPPPQVSGDSEVIFTRRRSKPRRKRKKRSRKKKRKKSKKRKKKRKRSKKRSKKRKKRKKRSSEAPYTSTTSPSYTSSTDMSTANIPGGAVAWPQVPPQDVLDSRRMERTMGEAILETGVTNIRPETKGMTEPHFPQVMRVEQPGQPPRPAVQQTDAAVQQYPSQRTQGQQTERNEGQRSLETSTCPQGCTICSGLFKATEIGHTCYHPDCIQRRSSEVLGMRGSCVIDPECVVSRPSSTTHVIFRGQPRPAHVEIQTQTCNESAPFYNHQGFGLFTPDGYSAPRYEIETRIDIDRPQPVAQQGSLTALYGASASTVFLQEPRSVPPAPVHVVERRTPRRTSAVPLPEKVVPSTPAASTGRTFGTDMTIDLLPPSEIQTRTSVQLQEDREKEIFDQEVVQRLNTIFEASARRARRALGRRRQQFKPQYQQFEQQYQLFEPQYQQFEPQYQQCEPQFQQYEHLQQWLEQQSSSSSTQGEVANMRVIPQDRPPGKVVDMISECFRAMDEVACDDVYPDLARDRGGVRAVVSQQRASLPLLGSRMEVPVQRPELAGLTSTCTALESITGMLQDAIPKNRQLLIGDTLRLVPAGSDNTVSAYVIDAASEEGELDGARKKRRRKKKKKKKKKGKKKKRKKKKKKGKKKKKRKKKRKKKKKAGGGGESSPTTATLSSASVPSTTPSVPKASEKVGDVKSDAKTVSTISDLKSLTSLSSWSRSSQTSVPPAARVLASITTLASTGSQVSRATQTSTSGMREGWETLSTGSDDQERGLESHGVLSNELTTSEDGSSSSARTGRVGRRPSASEIGPFDSSVTSTSVCSNCGSNIPLPPAVGQPLASRFASPRQHRRRQSRSSGRRSRGRSPLQQSSSLVENDWSSPEVKAHQPRRRRTRSRSRSSRLRRRRSPRNPEVSEYHTRRRRRRSRFAGSSSDGYSRRHKSQRSRRRLAIPYDIHLSQPILLQSEPPIALLERPYTEPEVLRRPGRPMYASPLSALWGPAGSYPFPRARSYEISPPKLPRYIYGFDAPIWPHVQAPAVVESEVSVRLYKALHETAAQIVPRPTAPSVVCPPQKSLPHVTQSPAIQPQRRERPLASTATTALPVVQPSPTSLAQLPMPPTPIYPQSQSKTVPYSSLAPLLRSSAWNQSLHTNITLSGTFSTDDTFAKTTIDTPPSSSCMSSGSASAELHSNQSSEPWWSPSAYVKRMSKQGNVVITFIFLVAIVVCVVAILSRFGAGPAPHVHDSIDDDDDDESRVMHGPWMNETGGGASMESYRLCRTLECRREGLYLKSLVDSKEACRNFYDSVCARIWKKPDYGTLSSADVMVNDVESSIISYIKAGNVKDRIVEGAKNLWKECMDAETIKKLGKRPFVGVLNKVGLDGWPYVLAANVTGKSVWNVSGTMMRLLSLSTFLTFVVEPVTTSNSASVTIGKGPLEISATYAHDSDAVEGLFQRIKQTLNLLDAQSEIDEIVNDILEFSRTISNQSGSNSDKVAADNQTEFQTFVSSALSGILDLSNGTSINIHHGEAVQELYQKIQSTPPRTVLNYLGYAVVDNLWVFSPQVYLSREQIRAREHNCIRLVERALPKQVHYLGYLSTKHHLDVVFFTGLAHDIKHQVIHSIRDLPWMDTSTKTNVVKRLSNMRMETFFPRWMIYNHTRPKVSQPGFTPLEALVSYQAIMQNTFKDSIKATAMNEDDLWMGSVFDQDCRYDKERNMLFLPLSMANTTKGATQLFLYFHIPHFGVQLARCLLETLDSSRYANVWREPTVRKFANVRKCFEELYLSSTVRVQHPSKRPPSITTGDVLEYAAIIQAHNIFTSRIRKLSKNFQDYRLENAKHLSAEQLFYIYYTAGKCQVYDTKYRMTRHGTPKLVNLVLSHDSSFHKAFNCTQNTIMNPMKKCHFWRL